A single region of the Metarhizium brunneum chromosome 6, complete sequence genome encodes:
- the OpS4_5 gene encoding FAD-dependent monooxygenase OpS4, whose product MATTPATSRLKVAVIGAGPIGLCTAAALRQQGHIVTVFERRQDPEPRGHALVIQPAATRALQYLRGAHSALERVSVQAGPLRLWSYTGDKPFAVAAAAQQPCRSDKRFQTDRPSVQSVFHGLAVSSGVQLLFGRAVVNVEDLADSASLSTADGMTHNADLVIAADGIKSATRKMLFPARDVDPIPLRESIFLTKSRVADLAGDRQLAAWLEPGTKHGVLGPGRFILSRHMHGGYLGVQFIDVDHADPGPVDANWNTPADVDALRARFSDFGPVTRAYLKYVRHAEKWQMAMGPCLTTWRSKNGRVVLAGDAAHAMLPHGAQGLSQGIEDGISLAQMLRLVGGTGSDMSARVPAVTKAWVELRKPRCDVFMRQSTENARLWSLPDGLEQKARDEKMSSLGRQPPPDLDSVEMDMTAARHSPEFLKWVRDYDVVREESGKTPWHKHSSFPGQYRRKEQYLLLSPESVSSHSHVALLTDLRADAVPNNPIRDIAIAIVAFISSILGLWE is encoded by the exons ATGGCTACGACCCCAGCCACGTCGCGTCTCAAAGTGGCCGTCATTGGCGCTGGTCCGATCGGCCTCTGCACTGCCGCGGCATTAAGGCAGCAGGGCCACATTGTCACCGTCTTTGAGCGACGACAGGACCCGGAGCCCCGCGGACACGCACTGGTAATCCAGCCAGCAGCGACCCGCGCCCTCCAGTACCTGAGGGGCGCGCACAGCGCACTCGAACGCGTCAGCGTACAAGCGGGTCCTCTGCGCTTGTGGTCTTATACCGGTGACAAGCCATTTGCAgtggcagcggcggcgcagcagccATGTCGGTCCGACAAGCGCTTCCAAACAGATCGGCCATCAGTGCAGAGTGTTTTCCATGGATTGGCCGTGTCCAGCGGCGTGCAACTGCTTTTCGGCAGGGCCGTTGTCAACGTCGAGGACCTTGCGGATAGCGCAAGCCTCTCGACCGCAGATGGAATGACGCACAATGCGGACCTTGTCATAGCAGCAGATG GTATCAAATCCGCGACGCGCAAAATGCTCTTCCCCGCGCGGGATGTCGATCCCATTCCTCTCAGGGAATCCATCTTTCTTACAAAGAGTCGTGTTGCTGACCTCGCGGGGGACAGGCAACTGGCAGCATGGCTCGAGCCGGGCACAAAACACGGTGTTCTAGGGCCTGGCCGCTTTATTCTAAGCCGACACATGCACGGCGGCTACCTCGGGGTGCAGTTCATCGATGTTGACCATGCGGATCCCGGGCCCGTCGATGCCAACTGGAACACGCCAGCCGACGTTGACGCACTGAGGGCAAGATTTTCCGACTTTGGTCCCGTAACTCGGGCGTATCTAAAGTATGTACGGCACGCGGAGAAGTGGCAAATGGCAATGGGGCCATGCTTGACGACGTGGCGGAGCAAGAACGGGAGGGTGGTGCTTGCTGGGGATGCTGCACACGCCATGTTGCCGCACGGAGCGCAGGGTTTGAGTCAAGGGATTGAAGATGGGATCAGCCTTGCGCAGATGCTGCGTCTTGTTGGGGGGACAGGAAGCGACATGAGTGCCCGTGTGCCCGCGGTGACGAAGGCCTGGGTTGAGCTGCGCAAACCGAGATGCGACGTCTTCATGCGACAGTCTACGGAGAACGCGAGGCTGTGGAGTCTGCCGGATGGGCTGGAACAGAAGGCGAGAGATGAGAAAATGTCGAGCTTGGGTCGCCAACCTCCTCCGGACCTGGACAGTGTCGAGATGGACATGACTGCCGCTCGACACTCGCCAGAGTTTCTCAAGTGGGTAAGAGATTACGACGTGGTACGAGAG GAGTCGGGAAAGACGCCGTGGCATAAACACTCCTCGTTTCCAGGGCAATATCGGAGAAAAGAACAATATCTGCTTTTAAGCCCCGAGTCTGTGTCCTCCCATTCACACGTCGCCTTGTTGACCGATCTTAGAGCTGACGCTGTCCCTAATAACCCGATTAGGGACATTGCTATTGCCATTGTGGCCTTCATCTCGAGTATTCTCGGGTTGTGGGAGTAA